A portion of the Bubalus kerabau isolate K-KA32 ecotype Philippines breed swamp buffalo chromosome 1, PCC_UOA_SB_1v2, whole genome shotgun sequence genome contains these proteins:
- the RAD52 gene encoding DNA repair protein RAD52 homolog: MSGTEEAVLGGHDSRPAGGSPVLCFGQYQYTVEEHQAIQNALRQRLGPEYISSRMAGGGQKVCYIEGHRVINLANEMFGYNGWAHSITQQNVDFVDLNNGKFYVGVCAFVRVQLKDGSYHEDVGYGVSEGLKSKALSLEKARKEAVTDGLKRALRSFGNALGNCILDKDYLRSLNKLPRQPPLEVDLTNAKRQDFEPSVEQARYSSCQQNATLEPPKAQEVTSPCRLSHSAGPHAVTQGDKESSSRSLAPGTTESEATFQRKLRQKQLQQQFREQMERQQRAATSALSAGRTDQAQPPPVPPAKPSLPRTHSPPEPLTQRDLLPDSLEMWDMAMDAEGSMLKPLLKPEPPQTPAISVLKNHMETQNRIPPSLCHQNPQAQSGPWHLQTPSLNQHTTGDCDSSRKNQDMKKRKLDPP; this comes from the exons ATGTCCGGGACTGAGGAAGCAGTCCTTGGAGGCCATGACAGCCGGCCTGCCGGTGGCAGCCCCGTGTTATGCTTCGGTCAG TACCAGTACACAGTGGAAGAACACCAGGCTATCCAGAACGCCCTGAGGCAGAGGCTGGGCCCAGAGTACATCAGTAGCCGCATGGCTGGAGGAGGCCAGAAG GTGTGTTACATCGAGGGTCACAGGGTCATTAATCTGGCCAATGAGATGTTTGGCTACAACGGCTGGGCGCACTCCATCACACAGCAGAACGTGG ATTTTGTTGACCTTAACAATGGCAAGTTCTACGTGGGCGTCTGTGCATTTGTGCGAGTCCAGCTGAAG GATGGCTCGTATCATGAAGACGTGGGCTACGGTGTCAGCGAGGGCCTCAAGTCAAAAGCCTTGTCCTTGGAAAAGGCCAGGAAGGAGGCAGTAACAGATGGGCTGAAGCGGGCGCTGAG AAGTTTTGGGAACGCACTTGGAAACTGTATTCTGGACAAAGACTATCTGAGGTCACTGAACAAGCTTCCACGCCAG CCGCCTCTTGAAGTGGATTTAACTAACGCAAAGAGACAAGATTTTGAACCATCTGTTGAACAAGCCAGATACAGCAGCTGCCAACAGAATGCGACTCTGGAACCCCCTAAAGCCCAGGAGGTGACCTCACCTTGCAGACTGAGCCACTCAGCTGGCCCCCACGCTGTGACGCAGGGGGACAAGGAGAGCAGCTCCCG AAGCCTGGCCCCCGGTACCACAGAGAGCGAAGCCACGTTCCAGCGGAAGCTCCGGCagaagcagctgcagcagcagttcCGTGAACAGATGGAGAGACAGCAGCGGGCCGCCACCTCTGCTCTGTCTGCCGGAAGGACCGACCAGG CGCAGCCGCCACCGGTGCCTCCTGCCAAGCCCAGCCTCCCCAGGACCCACTCACCTCCAGAGCCACTCACCCAGAGAGACCTGCTCCCAG ACAGTCTTGAAATGTGGGACATGGCTATGGATGCAGAGGGCAGCATGCTCAAGCCCTTGTTGAAACCAGAACCACCGCAGACCCCTGCCATCTCGGTCCTGAAGAACCACATGGAGACCCAGAACAGGATCCCACCAAGCCTTTGCCACCAGAATCCACAGGCACAGTCTGGACCCTGGCACCTCCAAACTCCCAGCCTTAACCAACACACCACAG gCGACTGTGATTCCTCTAGGAAGAATCAGGacatgaagaaaaggaaactggATCCACCTTAA